One Mycolicibacterium fortuitum subsp. fortuitum genomic window carries:
- a CDS encoding HpcH/HpaI aldolase/citrate lyase family protein, with amino-acid sequence MYDQPFSDESHPTEPGFRIDPVLARSWLLVNGAQYERFAPAARSHADIVVLDIEDAVAPKDKVAAREKVTRWLADGNSDWVRINGFGTPWWADDLEMLAGTSVGGVMLAMVESVDHVTETARRLPNIPIVALVETARGLERITEIASAKGAFRLAFGIGDFRRDTGFGDNPATLAYARSRFTIAAKAAGLPGAIDGPTVGSSALRLSEATAVSAEFGMTGKICLTPDQCATVNEGLAPSQDEISWAKEFFAEFQRDGGEIRNGSDLPRIARANKILDLARAYGIHEPEYSDDPDHVPAPSDTYHY; translated from the coding sequence GTGTATGACCAGCCCTTCTCCGACGAGTCCCATCCCACCGAGCCCGGTTTCCGGATCGACCCGGTACTGGCCCGGAGCTGGCTGCTGGTAAACGGCGCTCAGTACGAGCGGTTCGCCCCCGCGGCCCGCTCCCACGCCGACATCGTCGTCCTCGACATCGAGGATGCGGTGGCTCCCAAGGACAAGGTGGCCGCACGCGAGAAGGTGACCCGCTGGCTGGCCGACGGCAACAGCGACTGGGTGCGGATCAACGGCTTCGGCACGCCCTGGTGGGCGGACGATCTGGAGATGCTGGCGGGGACCTCTGTCGGCGGTGTGATGCTGGCGATGGTCGAATCGGTGGACCATGTCACCGAGACCGCGCGGCGGCTGCCCAACATTCCGATCGTCGCGCTGGTGGAGACCGCGCGCGGCCTGGAGCGGATCACCGAGATCGCCTCGGCCAAGGGCGCTTTCCGGCTCGCGTTCGGTATCGGCGACTTCAGGCGCGACACCGGTTTCGGCGACAACCCGGCGACGTTGGCGTACGCGCGGTCGCGGTTCACCATCGCCGCGAAGGCCGCCGGTCTGCCCGGCGCGATCGACGGCCCCACCGTGGGATCGAGCGCGCTGCGGCTGTCGGAGGCCACCGCGGTCTCGGCCGAGTTCGGCATGACGGGCAAGATCTGCCTGACCCCTGATCAGTGCGCCACGGTGAACGAGGGCCTGGCCCCGTCTCAGGACGAGATCAGCTGGGCGAAGGAGTTTTTCGCCGAGTTCCAGCGCGACGGCGGCGAGATCCGCAACGGGTCAGATCTGCCCCGTATCGCCCGGGCCAACAAGATCCTCGATCTGGCCAGGGCGTACGGCATTCACGAACCCGAGTACAGCGACGATCCGGACCACG
- a CDS encoding dienelactone hydrolase family protein has protein sequence MPTTTDSITTADGTCRVTVATPEGAGPWPGVVLFPDAGGLRPTMEEMAAKLAGFGYVVLVPDVYYRNPGWGPFDLNTVFSDQEQRRQLFELMGTLTPEIFAADAEAFFDYLAARPDVTGEKFGTTGYCMGGRASLIVATRVPERVAAALSFHGGRLAVADDPDSPHLLADKIQATVYVAAAENDASFTEDDAKRLEDALSGAAVDHTIEFYPAAHGFAVPDHTAVYDEAAAQRHWENTERVFGAALTPA, from the coding sequence ATGCCGACCACCACAGACTCGATCACCACAGCTGACGGCACCTGCCGGGTCACCGTCGCCACGCCGGAGGGGGCCGGTCCCTGGCCCGGGGTGGTGTTGTTCCCCGACGCGGGTGGTCTGCGTCCCACCATGGAAGAAATGGCGGCCAAGCTGGCGGGGTTCGGTTACGTCGTGCTGGTACCCGATGTCTATTACCGCAACCCGGGCTGGGGGCCGTTCGACCTCAACACGGTGTTCAGCGACCAGGAGCAGCGCAGGCAGCTCTTCGAGCTGATGGGCACGCTCACCCCGGAGATCTTCGCCGCGGACGCCGAGGCGTTCTTCGACTATCTGGCTGCCCGACCCGACGTCACCGGCGAGAAGTTCGGCACCACCGGCTACTGCATGGGTGGCCGCGCCTCGTTGATCGTCGCCACCCGGGTACCGGAGCGGGTCGCGGCTGCGCTGTCGTTCCACGGCGGCCGCCTGGCGGTCGCAGACGACCCGGACAGCCCGCACCTGCTGGCCGACAAGATCCAGGCCACCGTTTATGTGGCCGCGGCCGAGAACGACGCCTCCTTCACCGAGGACGACGCCAAGCGCCTTGAGGACGCGCTGTCCGGTGCCGCCGTCGACCACACCATCGAGTTCTATCCCGCAGCGCACGGCTTCGCGGTGCCGGATCACACGGCGGTGTATGACGAGGCGGCTGCGCAACGACACTGGGAGAACACCGAGCGGGTGTTCGGGGCCGCTTTAACCCCGGCATGA
- a CDS encoding thymidylate synthase has product MPIQTPYEDLLRKVTEQGVAKSDRTGTGTRSLFGHQMRYDLAAGFPLITTKKVHTKSVIYELLWFLRGDSNVRWLQDHGVTIWDEWASETGDLGPVYGVQWRSWPTPSGEHIDQISNALDLLKRDPDSRRNIVSAWNVGEIPQMALPPCHAFFQFYVADGKLSCQLYQRSADLFLGVPFNIASYALLTHMMAAQAGLGVGEFVWTGGDCHIYDNHVDQVALQLGREPRPYPELVLAQRNSIFDYTYEDIAILNYDPHPAIKAPVAV; this is encoded by the coding sequence GTGCCGATCCAGACCCCCTACGAGGACCTGTTGCGGAAGGTGACCGAGCAGGGCGTGGCGAAATCCGATCGCACCGGTACCGGCACCCGAAGTCTGTTCGGGCACCAGATGCGCTACGACCTGGCGGCCGGATTCCCGCTGATCACCACCAAGAAGGTGCATACCAAATCGGTGATCTATGAACTGCTGTGGTTCTTGCGCGGCGATTCGAACGTGCGGTGGCTGCAGGATCACGGTGTCACGATCTGGGATGAATGGGCCAGTGAGACAGGCGATCTCGGACCCGTCTACGGCGTTCAATGGCGGTCGTGGCCGACACCGTCCGGTGAGCACATCGACCAGATCTCCAATGCCCTAGATCTGCTCAAGCGTGACCCCGATTCGCGCCGCAACATCGTCTCGGCCTGGAACGTCGGCGAGATTCCCCAGATGGCACTGCCGCCGTGCCACGCGTTCTTCCAGTTCTATGTCGCCGACGGCAAGCTGTCCTGCCAGCTGTACCAGCGCAGTGCCGACCTCTTCCTGGGCGTGCCGTTCAACATCGCCAGCTACGCCCTGCTGACCCACATGATGGCTGCACAGGCCGGACTCGGTGTCGGCGAGTTCGTCTGGACCGGCGGCGACTGCCACATTTATGACAACCATGTCGACCAGGTGGCCCTGCAGCTCGGCAGGGAACCCAGACCGTATCCAGAACTGGTTCTGGCGCAACGCAATTCGATTTTCGATTACACCTATGAGGACATTGCGATTCTGAACTACGACCCGCACCCGGCAATCAAGGCGCCAGTCGCTGTATGA
- a CDS encoding dihydrofolate reductase, which translates to MTDDLRQLAMIWAQSTSGVIGRDNGIPWHLPEDQARFKQLTVGQTVIMGRLTWESLPARVRPLPGRRNVVITRDPGYIAEGAEVLTGLDDVFRGWVIGGAQIYAQALPFAVRCEVTEIDIDLPPAAGDAMAPVLGDSWTCTTGEWLTSSAGLRYRYCSYVRAR; encoded by the coding sequence ATGACCGACGATCTTCGACAGCTGGCGATGATCTGGGCACAGTCGACCTCTGGCGTCATCGGCCGCGACAACGGCATCCCGTGGCACCTACCCGAGGATCAGGCTCGGTTCAAGCAACTCACCGTCGGGCAGACCGTAATCATGGGCCGGCTGACCTGGGAATCGCTGCCCGCCAGGGTCCGCCCGCTGCCGGGGCGGCGCAACGTCGTCATCACCCGTGATCCCGGATACATCGCCGAAGGTGCCGAGGTGCTGACCGGGCTCGACGATGTGTTCCGGGGCTGGGTGATCGGCGGGGCGCAGATCTACGCCCAAGCCCTGCCGTTCGCAGTTCGCTGCGAGGTGACCGAGATCGACATCGACCTGCCGCCCGCGGCGGGTGACGCGATGGCGCCGGTGCTCGGCGACTCGTGGACCTGCACCACAGGGGAGTGGCTCACCAGCAGTGCGGGCCTGCGGTACCGCTACTGCAGCTACGTGCGGGCCCGGTAG
- a CDS encoding DUF4303 domain-containing protein: MAFDWDAFETELTLAASSAVRAMARAATSETPYAVAFSEFYAETTGVIYLPNLALATEESVEDPDCRFSPPDWEHQDYEWGETDSAWGDRLSAAVTGLPREQWEHEWDRFAQAMLNIAARTRTALVADGTLPDDVVVYLDDEAGDLLVRSVTPEELVRHFPDYAASADAERAVLSMPVRPRVAALAAAAGFTPGPPSDLGQERAAQLLIDLGEAAVPVGIAALTRRDTAWKGAKLLADLNVATPDVLEALWAALPLGGNGHDWVAAALGRLGAGREVLARHDLPPATRAAAVTAPYTSFRDHGRGHAPLTYDLLGAGLADASIADLVADELKPGRGYCTLDAADLPGVRPGLDHADPVIRRHAVVVIGDLIGPMAPRNLDDGVVRALESSLARLEAEDPDSEVRRLAGYRART; encoded by the coding sequence GTGGCGTTCGACTGGGATGCGTTCGAGACGGAGTTGACTTTGGCCGCGTCGAGCGCGGTCCGAGCGATGGCCCGGGCGGCCACGTCCGAAACGCCGTATGCGGTGGCGTTCAGCGAGTTCTACGCCGAGACCACCGGCGTGATCTACCTGCCCAACCTGGCCTTGGCCACCGAGGAGTCGGTCGAGGACCCGGACTGCCGGTTCAGCCCGCCGGATTGGGAGCACCAGGACTACGAGTGGGGTGAAACCGATTCGGCGTGGGGCGATCGACTCAGCGCAGCGGTGACGGGGCTTCCCCGTGAGCAGTGGGAACACGAGTGGGACCGCTTCGCACAGGCGATGCTGAACATCGCCGCCCGGACGCGCACCGCACTCGTCGCCGACGGCACACTGCCCGACGACGTGGTGGTCTACCTCGACGACGAGGCCGGCGACCTCCTGGTCCGGTCGGTCACGCCTGAGGAGTTGGTGCGCCACTTCCCCGACTATGCGGCCTCCGCCGACGCCGAACGTGCGGTGCTGTCCATGCCGGTCCGCCCACGTGTCGCGGCCCTGGCCGCGGCCGCAGGGTTCACGCCCGGGCCGCCATCGGATCTGGGACAGGAACGCGCCGCCCAACTGCTCATCGACTTGGGTGAGGCCGCCGTGCCGGTGGGGATCGCCGCCCTTACCCGGCGCGACACCGCGTGGAAGGGCGCCAAGCTCTTGGCGGATCTGAACGTGGCGACCCCTGACGTGCTGGAAGCACTCTGGGCAGCCCTCCCGCTGGGAGGCAACGGGCACGATTGGGTTGCCGCCGCCCTCGGTCGCCTCGGTGCGGGCCGAGAAGTGCTGGCGCGACACGACCTTCCGCCCGCGACCCGGGCCGCGGCGGTGACCGCGCCGTACACCTCGTTCCGCGATCACGGCCGCGGACACGCTCCACTGACCTATGACCTGCTGGGAGCCGGGCTGGCCGATGCGTCGATCGCCGATCTGGTCGCCGACGAGCTCAAGCCCGGCCGCGGCTACTGCACTCTCGACGCCGCCGATCTGCCTGGGGTCCGGCCCGGCCTGGACCACGCTGACCCGGTGATCCGGCGTCACGCCGTCGTCGTCATCGGCGATCTGATCGGTCCGATGGCTCCCCGAAATCTCGACGATGGGGTGGTGCGGGCACTGGAGAGCAGCCTGGCGCGGCTTGAGGCCGAGGATCCTGACAGCGAGGTACGCCGGCTCGCCGGCTACCGGGCCCGCACGTAG
- a CDS encoding winged helix-turn-helix domain-containing protein: MATLTTAQARRVAIAAQGFHEPKPRGAVTRAHLRRLISRIQVLQLDSVSVAVRAHYAPVFSRLGPYDRYTLDRAAWSHSARSPRLLVEYWAHEAALMAVEDWPLLRWRMREYTHGRWGKEIVRKNQKLADDVVAAVAALGPSTAGQIEAHLESAPRGRKGPWWDRSDTKWVAEALWSAGVLTTATRVGFARHYDLTERVLPPEVLAREVDDEEAFRELALRAATALGVGTEADIRDYFRMGAKQIKPAIAKLVADGELEPVDVEGVPAYLRAGQIVPRRDRGTALLCPFDPLIFFRPRVERLFNFHYRIEIYTPAPKRQFGYYVWPFMLDGELVGRVDLKRTDAALQVPGAFMEDGQDPARVAEALAVELRTMASWLGVGEVEVGGRGDLAEPLRRRILS; this comes from the coding sequence GTGGCTACCCTAACGACCGCGCAGGCCCGCCGCGTCGCCATCGCAGCCCAGGGGTTTCATGAACCCAAGCCTCGCGGTGCGGTGACGCGCGCACATCTGCGGAGGCTGATCTCCCGGATTCAGGTGCTGCAGCTGGATTCGGTGTCGGTGGCGGTACGGGCGCACTACGCGCCGGTGTTCAGCCGGCTGGGTCCTTATGACCGTTACACGCTCGACCGCGCTGCATGGTCACACAGTGCACGCTCACCTCGGCTGCTCGTAGAGTACTGGGCGCACGAGGCCGCGCTGATGGCTGTCGAGGATTGGCCGCTGCTGAGGTGGCGGATGCGCGAGTACACGCACGGCCGCTGGGGCAAAGAGATCGTCCGCAAGAATCAGAAGCTCGCTGACGACGTGGTCGCCGCGGTGGCGGCCCTCGGGCCGTCCACCGCGGGGCAGATCGAGGCCCACCTGGAATCCGCGCCGCGCGGGCGCAAAGGACCGTGGTGGGACCGCAGCGACACCAAGTGGGTGGCCGAGGCGCTGTGGTCGGCAGGTGTCTTGACGACGGCGACGCGCGTCGGCTTCGCCCGGCACTACGACCTCACCGAAAGGGTGCTACCGCCAGAGGTGCTGGCCAGAGAGGTCGACGACGAGGAGGCGTTCCGCGAGCTGGCGTTGCGGGCGGCTACCGCCCTGGGCGTCGGCACCGAAGCCGACATCCGCGACTACTTCCGGATGGGGGCCAAGCAGATCAAGCCCGCGATCGCCAAGCTGGTCGCCGATGGCGAGCTCGAGCCCGTGGACGTCGAAGGCGTTCCGGCCTATCTACGAGCAGGTCAGATCGTGCCGCGTCGCGACCGGGGGACCGCACTGTTGTGTCCGTTCGACCCGTTGATCTTCTTCCGTCCGCGGGTGGAGCGGCTGTTCAACTTCCACTACCGCATCGAGATCTACACGCCGGCGCCTAAGCGGCAATTCGGTTACTACGTATGGCCTTTCATGCTCGACGGTGAACTGGTGGGACGGGTGGACCTCAAACGTACCGACGCCGCGTTGCAGGTGCCCGGCGCGTTCATGGAGGACGGCCAGGACCCCGCGCGGGTGGCGGAGGCCCTGGCCGTCGAGCTGAGGACGATGGCGTCTTGGCTGGGGGTGGGCGAAGTCGAGGTAGGGGGCCGTGGCGACCTCGCCGAGCCGTTACGTCGCCGGATCCTCAGCTAG
- a CDS encoding APC family permease has protein sequence MATEAAAARLTTGEGQRDLESFGYKQELSRSVSTADLIVYGLVFMVPIAPWTIFGTVYNSASGMVPLVYLIGLIAMVFTALAYSQMAKSFPLAGSVYAYVGRGIHPGLGFFAGWAILLDYLLIPTLLYVFAAESMVGLFPGTPRWVWAIVFVVVNTTINLLGVGSLKLVNRVFLAVELVFVVLFVIIAVRAINAQSLPDVGWSTLPIWNSELVTAPLIAAALSIAVLSFLGFDGISTLAEESTGKKNPAGRAMIVALFVVAFLFITQTWLASLLAGGRESFGDDEVGNAFFLLVQAASSTGWMNAFFVVNVLAVGFANAMAAQAATSRLLFSMSRDRQLPAFLSTISSRKVPIAAILVVSALSLVLVLFFVGQIGLISSLVNFGALFGFCLLHASVIWYYVVRQKSGNYLLHLVVPTIGFLIIGYVLLNADALAKIGGIVWLVIGAIIFATNMFRGRGVPELAEDPAT, from the coding sequence ATGGCAACCGAAGCGGCCGCCGCCCGTCTCACCACCGGTGAAGGGCAACGCGATCTCGAATCATTCGGCTACAAGCAGGAACTCAGCCGCTCCGTCTCCACGGCCGACCTCATCGTCTACGGCCTGGTCTTCATGGTGCCCATCGCGCCGTGGACCATCTTCGGGACGGTGTACAACAGCGCGTCGGGCATGGTGCCGCTGGTCTATCTCATCGGCCTGATCGCGATGGTGTTCACCGCACTGGCCTACTCCCAGATGGCCAAGTCGTTCCCATTGGCAGGCTCGGTGTACGCCTACGTGGGCCGCGGTATCCACCCCGGCCTCGGCTTCTTCGCCGGCTGGGCCATCCTGCTCGATTACCTGTTGATCCCGACCCTGCTCTATGTCTTTGCCGCCGAATCCATGGTCGGGCTCTTTCCGGGCACGCCGCGCTGGGTGTGGGCGATTGTCTTCGTGGTGGTGAACACGACCATCAACCTGCTCGGCGTGGGTTCGCTGAAGCTCGTGAACCGCGTATTCCTCGCCGTGGAACTGGTTTTCGTCGTGCTGTTCGTGATCATCGCGGTACGCGCCATCAACGCACAATCACTGCCCGACGTCGGATGGAGCACCCTGCCGATCTGGAATTCGGAGTTGGTCACCGCGCCGTTGATCGCGGCGGCCCTGTCGATCGCGGTCCTGAGCTTCCTCGGCTTCGACGGCATCTCCACGCTCGCCGAGGAATCGACCGGCAAGAAGAACCCCGCCGGCCGCGCGATGATCGTCGCCCTGTTCGTGGTGGCATTTCTGTTCATCACCCAGACCTGGCTGGCCAGCCTGCTGGCCGGAGGCCGCGAATCGTTCGGTGACGACGAGGTGGGCAATGCGTTTTTCCTGCTGGTGCAGGCCGCTTCGAGCACCGGCTGGATGAACGCGTTCTTCGTGGTCAATGTGCTCGCCGTCGGCTTCGCCAACGCGATGGCCGCCCAGGCCGCCACCAGCAGGCTGCTGTTCTCGATGAGCCGTGACCGCCAACTGCCCGCGTTCTTGTCCACCATCAGCTCCCGCAAGGTGCCGATCGCGGCCATCCTGGTGGTCAGCGCGCTGAGCCTGGTGCTGGTGCTGTTCTTCGTCGGCCAGATCGGATTGATCTCGTCTCTGGTCAATTTCGGTGCGCTGTTCGGCTTCTGTCTGCTGCACGCGTCGGTCATCTGGTATTACGTGGTCCGCCAGAAGTCCGGCAACTACCTGCTGCATCTCGTGGTGCCGACCATCGGATTCCTGATCATCGGCTACGTGTTGCTCAACGCCGACGCCTTGGCCAAGATCGGCGGCATCGTGTGGCTGGTGATCGGCGCGATCATTTTCGCCACCAACATGTTCCGAGGGCGCGGGGTCCCTGAACTAGCTGAGGATCCGGCGACGTAA
- a CDS encoding proline iminopeptidase-family hydrolase, which produces MLTAMPRSTRMVPFRGHETWVQVTTPESARPDALPLFVLHGGPGMAHNYVANIAALADETGRTVIHYDQLGCGNSTHLPDAPADFWTPQLFVDEFHTVREALGLDRYHVLGQSWGGMLGAEIAVRAPAGLASLSICNSPASMQLWVEGAAELRAQLPAEVRAALDRHEADGTVTDPAYLAATDEFYRRHVCRVEPMPKDFADTVAQMEAEPTVYHTMNGPNEFHVIGTLRDWSIIDRLPSVTAPTLVVAGEFDEATPATWQPYVDLIPDARAHVFADTSHCTHLEKPEEFRSVIAEFLNQHDLAAAARV; this is translated from the coding sequence ATGCTGACCGCCATGCCTCGTTCCACCCGCATGGTGCCCTTCCGCGGTCACGAGACCTGGGTCCAGGTCACCACACCCGAAAGTGCCCGCCCCGACGCTCTTCCGTTGTTCGTCCTGCACGGTGGACCGGGCATGGCCCACAATTACGTCGCCAACATCGCCGCCCTGGCCGACGAGACCGGCCGCACCGTCATCCACTACGACCAGTTGGGCTGCGGCAACAGCACTCACCTGCCCGACGCGCCCGCCGACTTCTGGACCCCACAACTCTTCGTCGACGAGTTCCACACCGTCCGTGAGGCCCTCGGCCTCGACCGCTACCACGTGCTCGGACAATCGTGGGGCGGCATGCTCGGCGCCGAGATCGCCGTCCGCGCCCCGGCTGGACTGGCCTCCCTGTCGATCTGCAACTCCCCCGCCTCGATGCAACTGTGGGTCGAGGGCGCTGCCGAGCTGCGCGCACAGCTGCCGGCGGAGGTCCGGGCCGCGTTGGATCGGCATGAGGCCGACGGCACGGTCACCGATCCCGCATACCTGGCCGCCACGGACGAGTTCTACCGCCGCCACGTCTGCCGGGTCGAGCCGATGCCCAAGGACTTCGCCGACACCGTGGCCCAGATGGAGGCCGAGCCGACGGTGTACCACACCATGAACGGCCCCAACGAGTTTCACGTCATCGGAACTCTGCGCGACTGGAGCATCATCGACCGGCTGCCCTCGGTCACCGCCCCGACGCTCGTCGTCGCCGGCGAGTTCGACGAGGCCACCCCGGCGACCTGGCAGCCCTATGTCGACCTCATTCCCGACGCCCGTGCTCACGTGTTCGCTGACACCAGCCACTGCACGCACCTGGAGAAGCCCGAAGAGTTCCGCTCGGTGATCGCAGAGTTCCTCAATCAGCACGATCTGGCCGCAGCCGCCCGGGTCTGA
- a CDS encoding FadR/GntR family transcriptional regulator, translated as MGNPEPQPTEPAGTTPGLLERELEPSSRVDEITDRLVTAVAIGEYLPGSRLPAERELAAALRVGRMTVRAALARLVELGLVETRRSGRGGGTYVLQQWPESSTPAVGRTLTTRLDELRDRCDAICRIHGAVCRAAAESRTDRDLEVLRERLEAYRCADSGLAAQQADSALHLAIMDAAGNTVLKQMLLELEASVSIAAPAHLWGEAATMREMELRALREHEQLIDAIAGRRGDDAEALARAHLAIDFEHISAAMRRAGGPAD; from the coding sequence ATGGGGAATCCCGAGCCGCAGCCGACAGAGCCCGCGGGCACCACGCCCGGGCTGCTCGAGCGCGAACTCGAACCCTCGTCGCGCGTGGATGAGATCACCGACCGTCTCGTCACGGCGGTGGCGATCGGCGAATACCTGCCCGGATCGCGCCTGCCTGCCGAGCGCGAACTCGCCGCGGCGCTGCGGGTCGGGCGGATGACGGTACGCGCGGCCCTGGCCCGGCTGGTCGAGTTGGGCTTGGTGGAAACCCGCCGCAGCGGCCGCGGCGGCGGCACCTACGTGCTGCAGCAATGGCCGGAGTCGTCAACCCCCGCCGTCGGGCGCACCCTGACCACACGACTCGACGAACTGCGAGACCGCTGCGATGCCATCTGCCGAATCCACGGCGCGGTATGCCGTGCGGCCGCGGAGTCCCGAACGGATCGGGACCTCGAGGTGCTGCGGGAACGGCTCGAGGCCTACCGCTGCGCGGACAGTGGTCTGGCCGCCCAGCAGGCGGACAGCGCGCTGCATCTGGCGATCATGGACGCGGCCGGCAACACCGTGCTCAAACAGATGCTGCTCGAGTTGGAAGCGTCCGTCAGCATCGCCGCACCGGCCCACCTGTGGGGTGAAGCAGCGACCATGCGCGAGATGGAGTTACGGGCGCTGCGGGAGCACGAACAGCTGATCGACGCGATCGCCGGGCGTCGCGGGGACGACGCCGAAGCGCTGGCACGCGCACACCTGGCGATCGACTTCGAACACATCTCGGCCGCGATGCGGCGAGCCGGAGGACCCGCCGACTGA
- a CDS encoding sulfotransferase family protein, whose protein sequence is MTTNLQRPAPIRFDDLANPVYPPAAQPIRDGLAVYGANLDLTPEALLTTAAERSGLEDFGDPAFRERLDVLCTALRDEADLCDTGLAIAFEQLVGNLVNRLRLEALISDHPEIEDIEIQRPIIICGLPRTGTTHLHNLLAADPSLRYLPYWESLEPVPAPGEDTPQPRRDRCGAGLDLVNTSLPEFRRMHDMTVEHAHEEIQLLANDISGMLFETTYYVPSFVAHYKAHDQGASYAYVKRSLQAMQWLRGGTRWVLKSPQHLEQFPTLVATFPDATFVVTHRDPVEVTLSMMTMICYATRMAVTRPDVAKLTGHWLGRIDDLLAGCIRDREVLPAGQSIDVRFDDFMADERGTLAAIYRLADQPFGDDVRAAMTDFLTEHPRGRYGGVIYDAADLHLDPAALAERFRDYRDRFLS, encoded by the coding sequence GTGACCACGAATCTGCAACGTCCCGCGCCGATCCGGTTCGACGATCTGGCCAACCCGGTCTATCCCCCGGCAGCCCAACCGATCCGTGACGGATTGGCCGTCTACGGCGCGAATCTGGACCTGACCCCAGAAGCGCTGCTGACCACCGCCGCCGAGCGATCAGGCCTGGAGGATTTCGGCGACCCGGCGTTCCGGGAACGTCTCGACGTGCTCTGTACCGCGCTGCGCGACGAGGCAGACCTGTGCGATACCGGGCTGGCGATCGCATTCGAGCAACTGGTGGGCAACCTCGTCAACCGGCTGCGGTTGGAGGCACTGATCTCCGACCACCCGGAGATCGAAGACATCGAGATACAACGACCGATCATCATCTGCGGTCTCCCCCGTACCGGCACCACGCATCTGCACAATCTGCTCGCCGCGGATCCGTCCCTGCGCTATCTGCCGTACTGGGAGAGCCTCGAACCGGTACCGGCTCCCGGTGAGGACACCCCGCAGCCCCGGCGGGATCGATGCGGCGCCGGCCTGGATCTGGTGAACACCTCGCTGCCGGAGTTCCGGCGGATGCACGACATGACCGTCGAGCACGCCCACGAGGAGATCCAGCTGCTGGCCAACGACATCTCGGGCATGCTGTTCGAAACCACCTACTACGTGCCGAGTTTCGTCGCTCACTACAAGGCCCACGACCAAGGGGCATCCTATGCGTACGTCAAACGCAGCCTCCAGGCCATGCAGTGGCTGCGCGGCGGAACTCGCTGGGTGCTCAAGTCACCCCAGCACCTGGAGCAGTTCCCCACCCTGGTCGCCACCTTTCCCGACGCGACTTTCGTTGTCACGCATCGCGATCCGGTCGAGGTGACGCTGTCGATGATGACGATGATCTGTTATGCCACGCGGATGGCCGTGACACGGCCCGATGTGGCGAAGCTGACCGGGCACTGGCTGGGCCGCATCGACGATCTGCTCGCCGGCTGCATCCGCGACCGCGAGGTGCTGCCCGCAGGGCAGTCCATCGACGTCCGGTTCGACGACTTCATGGCCGATGAGCGGGGCACCCTAGCCGCCATCTACCGGCTCGCAGACCAACCGTTCGGCGACGATGTGCGGGCAGCGATGACAGACTTCCTCACCGAGCACCCGCGCGGGCGCTACGGGGGCGTCATCTACGACGCGGCCGATCTCCACCTCGATCCGGCCGCCCTGGCCGAACGTTTCCGGGACTACCGCGACCGGTTTCTCAGCTAG